From a single Fuerstiella sp. genomic region:
- the speB gene encoding agmatinase, whose protein sequence is MTTHLFIDLPDVGLEAADVVVLPLPYEGTVSYGKGTSLGPAAILHASSQNELWDEEVDFDLDRLAYHIAAPVVPGDAQQPGDYLECVAAEARRLRSDDRLLIGIGGEHSVTFPLICAQTDADDFSDITVVQIDAHTDLRSEYEGSNFSHACVMHRVVESGAKLIAIGIRSAERNEFSYGRTSGRVETFFAQQLAGNPDRERQLIERLRLLSGNVYLTIDVDGLDVSLCPATGTPQPGGLTWWQALRYLRVMLDENKNIRLIGCDVVETVPQPDSRVNEFTSARLLGKLLAYHFAQRCP, encoded by the coding sequence ATGACGACTCATCTGTTTATCGATCTCCCTGATGTCGGCCTCGAAGCCGCCGACGTGGTGGTGTTACCATTACCGTACGAAGGCACTGTTTCTTATGGAAAAGGGACGTCCCTGGGGCCCGCGGCAATTCTGCACGCATCTTCGCAGAATGAACTGTGGGATGAGGAAGTCGATTTTGATCTGGACCGTCTCGCCTATCACATTGCGGCCCCCGTTGTACCTGGTGACGCTCAACAACCGGGCGATTATCTTGAATGCGTGGCAGCGGAAGCACGGCGACTGCGTTCAGACGATCGACTGTTGATTGGTATTGGTGGCGAACACAGTGTGACTTTCCCGCTTATCTGTGCACAAACCGATGCCGACGATTTTTCAGACATCACGGTGGTGCAGATTGACGCCCACACAGACCTGCGGAGCGAATACGAAGGCTCAAATTTTTCTCATGCCTGTGTGATGCACCGCGTGGTGGAATCGGGAGCAAAGCTGATTGCAATCGGCATCCGGTCAGCCGAGCGGAACGAGTTCAGCTACGGACGTACCTCCGGCCGTGTTGAAACATTTTTTGCTCAGCAACTGGCCGGCAACCCTGACAGAGAACGGCAACTCATTGAACGCCTGCGACTGCTTTCCGGCAACGTTTACCTGACGATCGACGTGGACGGACTGGACGTCAGTCTGTGTCCGGCAACCGGCACACCACAACCGGGAGGACTGACCTGGTGGCAGGCATTGCGTTATCTCAGGGTGATGCTTGACGAAAACAAAAACATCCGACTGATCGGCTGCGACGTGGTGGAAACGGTCCCACAGCCGGATTCTCGCGTCAACGAATTCACGTCCGCCCGATTGCTCGGCAAGTTACTGGCCTACCACTTTGCCCAACGCTGCCCCTGA
- a CDS encoding SapC family protein produces MTTQMLFYDNISVVSQEQHRDLALKPMGDYGFTRNVNSVPLLTSEFLSAAGEFPIVFAGNEDNILPHAIIGTRQQENLFVNEDGEWQGKYVPAFIRRYPFVFSSADDGQTLTLCIDESYPGFNREGQGERLFDADGNQTMYLKNVLEFLRSYQLSFQATTEFCKQILDLGLLTEMQANVTLGTGETNRLTGFRGVDRNRLRQLEDQSVLEMHKSGGLDLIHAQLLSIQNFRIIADRVQPSLSQEAATEYSGEATTPSSE; encoded by the coding sequence ATGACAACTCAAATGCTTTTTTACGACAACATTTCTGTTGTCTCCCAGGAACAACACCGTGACCTGGCTCTGAAACCAATGGGTGACTATGGATTCACACGAAATGTGAATTCTGTGCCACTGTTGACTTCGGAGTTCCTCAGCGCCGCGGGTGAGTTTCCTATCGTATTTGCGGGTAACGAAGATAACATTCTGCCGCACGCGATCATTGGGACCCGACAACAGGAGAATCTGTTCGTCAATGAAGACGGTGAGTGGCAGGGCAAGTATGTTCCCGCATTTATCCGCCGATATCCTTTCGTGTTTTCCAGTGCCGACGACGGTCAGACATTGACGCTGTGTATTGACGAGAGCTATCCCGGATTCAACCGTGAGGGGCAGGGGGAGCGTCTGTTTGATGCAGACGGAAATCAAACCATGTACCTCAAGAACGTGCTGGAGTTCCTGAGGAGTTATCAGTTGAGTTTTCAGGCCACTACAGAGTTCTGTAAGCAAATCCTGGACCTGGGTTTGCTTACAGAAATGCAGGCCAATGTGACGTTAGGTACTGGAGAGACCAATCGTCTGACCGGATTTCGGGGAGTCGATCGCAACCGACTGCGTCAACTGGAGGATCAGTCGGTTCTCGAAATGCACAAATCCGGGGGGCTTGACCTGATTCACGCGCAACTGTTGTCCATACAAAATTTTCGCATCATTGCCGATCGTGTTCAGCCCTCTCTAAGCCAGGAAGCTGCAACCGAATATTCCGGCGAAGCGACAACACCGAGTTCAGAATAA
- the speA gene encoding biosynthetic arginine decarboxylase: MPENSTERWTTDDASELYGVDRWGNGYFSISPDGNVLVHPDRDPDRSIDIKELIDRLKLSGVELPVLLRFDGILKDRLRQLNSTFATAIEDHDYTGTYRCVYPVKVNQQRRVVEKLIKYSSAHGFGLEAGSKPELLAVIAMAGADTPIICNGFKDTTFIRMVMLAQKIGRTVIPVIEQYSELELILQQAQSVGVRPRFGMRIKLAACGAGRWKDSGGVKSKFGLTTAEVLRGLEVLDQRNMADCFCLLHFHLGSQITDIRRIKQALVESARIYADLKQRGAGLQSIDVGGGLGVDYDGSQTDSNSSINYSLQEYANDVIYHFQTVCDEAEVPHPDIISESGRTIAAYYSVLVFNILGVAQHNEHVVESLPDNAELPLLTLAETFADLNSGNLTESLHDAQTAYESVLDLFSSGHLTLDRRSIAENLYWTICDRIRWMAANMDHIPEEFERLDRTLCDTYFANFSLFQSIPDSWAIHQIFPIMPVHRLETCPQRHAVIGDVTCDSDGKIDQFIGRRDVSQTLNLHAFDGTPYYLGAFLVGAYQEILGDIHNLFGDTDAVHVDVPSRGEITIESIVKGDSVRDVLRYVQFDGVDLVRRMQSAVEQAVREGAINHHEAGTFLKSYEEALAGYTYLEESGG, encoded by the coding sequence ATGCCGGAAAACTCCACAGAACGATGGACGACCGACGATGCAAGTGAACTGTATGGCGTCGACCGCTGGGGGAACGGGTATTTCTCAATCAGCCCCGACGGAAATGTTCTGGTCCATCCCGATCGTGATCCGGACAGGTCGATTGACATCAAAGAACTGATCGATCGACTCAAACTGAGCGGCGTAGAACTTCCGGTTCTGCTGCGATTTGACGGAATTCTTAAAGACCGGCTGCGGCAGCTGAACTCAACCTTTGCCACAGCAATCGAGGACCACGATTATACGGGCACATACCGCTGCGTATATCCCGTTAAAGTGAACCAGCAACGTCGAGTCGTTGAGAAACTCATCAAGTACAGCTCAGCGCACGGTTTTGGTCTTGAGGCCGGCAGTAAACCGGAACTGCTGGCGGTCATTGCCATGGCCGGCGCGGACACCCCCATCATTTGTAACGGATTCAAAGACACCACGTTCATCAGGATGGTGATGCTGGCACAGAAAATTGGCCGGACCGTCATTCCTGTGATCGAACAGTACAGTGAGCTGGAACTGATTCTGCAGCAGGCACAAAGTGTTGGTGTTCGCCCACGGTTTGGAATGCGGATCAAACTGGCAGCCTGCGGGGCCGGCCGCTGGAAAGACTCCGGCGGTGTCAAGTCAAAATTCGGACTCACGACAGCCGAAGTACTGAGAGGTCTGGAAGTCCTGGACCAGCGAAATATGGCCGATTGCTTTTGTCTGCTTCATTTTCATTTGGGAAGCCAGATTACAGACATTCGCCGAATCAAGCAGGCTCTGGTGGAATCCGCCCGAATTTATGCCGATTTGAAACAGCGGGGCGCGGGCCTGCAGTCGATCGATGTGGGGGGCGGCCTGGGAGTCGATTACGACGGATCACAGACAGACTCCAACTCCAGCATCAACTACAGCCTGCAGGAGTACGCCAACGATGTCATCTACCACTTTCAGACAGTGTGCGACGAGGCCGAAGTTCCGCATCCCGATATCATTTCCGAGAGCGGTCGTACGATCGCCGCGTACTACAGCGTACTCGTGTTCAACATTCTGGGCGTCGCGCAACACAACGAACACGTTGTCGAGTCGTTACCGGACAATGCAGAACTTCCCCTGCTCACACTTGCGGAAACGTTTGCCGATCTCAACTCCGGCAATTTGACGGAAAGTCTGCATGACGCACAAACGGCGTATGAATCGGTTCTCGATCTATTCAGCAGCGGACACCTGACTCTGGACCGGCGAAGCATTGCCGAAAATCTCTATTGGACCATCTGCGATCGAATTCGCTGGATGGCGGCAAATATGGACCATATTCCCGAAGAATTCGAGCGACTTGACCGCACGTTGTGTGACACCTATTTCGCCAATTTTTCACTGTTTCAATCCATCCCGGACAGTTGGGCCATTCATCAGATCTTTCCAATCATGCCCGTGCACCGTCTGGAAACCTGTCCACAGCGGCATGCGGTGATTGGTGATGTGACTTGTGACAGCGACGGAAAGATCGATCAGTTTATCGGCCGGCGCGATGTCAGTCAGACATTGAATCTCCACGCATTTGACGGAACCCCTTACTATCTGGGCGCCTTTCTGGTGGGTGCCTATCAGGAAATCCTCGGGGACATCCACAATCTGTTCGGTGACACGGATGCAGTCCACGTGGACGTGCCGTCCAGAGGCGAAATTACGATCGAGTCGATAGTGAAAGGCGACAGTGTGCGTGACGTGCTGCGTTACGTGCAGTTTGACGGAGTCGATCTGGTCCGGCGAATGCAGTCCGCCGTGGAACAGGCCGTCAGAGAGGGCGCGATTAATCATCACGAAGCAGGCACTTTTCTTAAATCCTACGAAGAAGCGCTGGCGGGCTACACATACCTGGAGGAATCGGGCGGCTGA
- a CDS encoding glycosyltransferase, producing MIVSVTVISYNSSATIIDTLESIVSQSVGANNIELIVSDDCSSDDTLKKIEKWISEFGGMFYSTRVISSDRNTGVSSNINRAWKAATSEWIKSIAADDVLMPDCVKDNLVAVNNDQDIVCLFSRMEEFSCVNNKKIRLLPSRLNMSLFNLEARDQFEFLLKKSFNIAPTAFLKRDLLAEVDWADERFEMIEDLPLWLKITGSEHRLRFLDKVTVRYRIGDSITTPADVFVNELFLLQKIRIFRVLICPNLGVKDLLFIVDRYVDLYSQLVIKALTSNRKGVLSVMLVKLVRFFRPYWYLSKFMNV from the coding sequence ATGATCGTTTCCGTCACTGTTATATCTTATAATTCTAGTGCTACGATTATCGATACTTTAGAAAGTATCGTGTCGCAATCTGTAGGCGCTAATAATATAGAGCTCATCGTTAGTGATGATTGTTCAAGTGATGATACGTTAAAAAAAATAGAGAAATGGATCTCTGAATTTGGCGGGATGTTTTATTCCACCAGGGTTATATCAAGCGATCGCAACACTGGTGTTTCTAGCAATATTAATAGAGCCTGGAAAGCAGCCACAAGTGAGTGGATTAAATCTATCGCAGCTGATGACGTGTTAATGCCGGATTGTGTTAAAGATAATCTGGTTGCAGTTAATAATGATCAGGATATTGTTTGTTTGTTTTCAAGGATGGAGGAGTTTTCATGTGTGAATAATAAAAAGATACGATTGTTGCCAAGTAGATTGAATATGTCCCTGTTTAATCTGGAGGCCAGGGATCAGTTTGAGTTTTTACTGAAAAAGAGTTTTAATATTGCACCCACCGCCTTTTTGAAGAGAGATCTATTAGCTGAGGTTGATTGGGCTGATGAGCGCTTCGAAATGATTGAAGATTTACCTCTATGGTTAAAGATAACAGGAAGTGAGCATCGTCTGAGATTTCTGGATAAGGTGACTGTGCGTTATAGGATTGGGGATTCGATTACAACTCCGGCTGACGTCTTTGTAAATGAGTTGTTTTTACTGCAAAAGATAAGAATATTTAGGGTGTTGATTTGTCCGAACTTAGGGGTGAAAGATCTGCTATTTATTGTTGATAGATATGTTGATCTTTATTCTCAGTTGGTTATTAAAGCGTTGACAAGTAACAGAAAGGGAGTGCTGTCTGTTATGCTTGTTAAGTTGGTCAGATTTTTTAGGCCATATTGGTATTTAAGTAAATTTATGAATGTATAG
- a CDS encoding carbon-nitrogen hydrolase family protein, with product MSVMLHATFDKMKTVVCYTVCLLAARELHAEQPTAELTACVAAVAMHSSMGKPAANLDRVEQWCLKAHEAGARFAVFPEECITGSLNKSPRPPDEIRRIVDEATLLAVPRLEAMARRFRMTLVVGTIEREGEKFRNCALIVGPRGHLTTFHKLWLPNKTEEKYFIAGTTLPVVQSQGWTLSVGICADLNHADYFHTAAAHGAEIFLLPVGGSGAAKLVTDNGDQTKQALYHKSLHENLMRQHAIDTGMYVFYANQAGHSGNDWFPGLSLVVDPEGRLIDQHLPTEGMTVTEISKTSITSRSNKRAAVTAKQCLNSSGKNVGVRIISR from the coding sequence ATGTCAGTAATGCTCCACGCAACTTTTGACAAGATGAAGACAGTCGTCTGTTACACGGTCTGTCTGCTGGCTGCGCGGGAACTTCATGCTGAGCAGCCCACAGCCGAATTGACTGCCTGTGTTGCCGCAGTGGCGATGCACAGCAGCATGGGAAAACCGGCGGCCAACCTGGATCGCGTTGAACAATGGTGCCTCAAAGCTCACGAGGCCGGTGCTCGATTCGCCGTGTTTCCGGAAGAGTGTATTACCGGATCGCTGAACAAATCACCAAGACCACCTGATGAAATTCGGCGTATTGTCGATGAAGCAACTTTGTTAGCTGTCCCGCGTCTGGAAGCGATGGCACGCCGTTTCCGAATGACACTGGTCGTGGGAACCATTGAACGGGAAGGCGAAAAATTTCGCAACTGCGCTCTCATCGTGGGACCGCGCGGACACTTAACCACGTTTCACAAATTGTGGCTGCCGAATAAAACTGAAGAAAAGTACTTCATCGCCGGCACCACATTGCCCGTTGTCCAGTCACAGGGATGGACGCTGAGTGTCGGTATCTGCGCTGACCTGAACCACGCAGACTATTTCCATACCGCCGCCGCGCACGGCGCTGAGATTTTCCTGCTGCCGGTGGGTGGTAGTGGAGCGGCAAAACTTGTCACTGACAACGGCGACCAGACAAAACAGGCCCTCTACCACAAGTCGCTCCACGAAAACCTGATGCGTCAGCACGCCATCGACACCGGCATGTATGTGTTTTATGCAAACCAGGCAGGTCACAGTGGCAATGACTGGTTCCCAGGACTGTCACTGGTTGTTGACCCCGAAGGTCGGCTGATTGATCAACACCTGCCGACCGAAGGCATGACCGTGACTGAAATATCAAAAACTTCTATTACGTCCCGGTCAAACAAACGGGCTGCGGTTACCGCAAAACAATGTCTTAACTCTTCCGGAAAAAACGTCGGTGTACGCATAATTTCCAGATGA